ACCCTTCTACTGCACTACGGCGGCCGGGGCCCCCAGCGGCGAACCTCGCCACATGGCACGCGGTTTCGATGCCACGGGGGCGGACAGGcggtgccgcgccgccaccataaCGGTGCATGAACCGGGTGTTTCCACAGGACGGCCGTCCCCGAGTCCCCGTACATGCTGCATGAGTTTGGCGTTGGATTTTGGAACTGGTCACGTTTATGCGTATGCGTGATAGGGGCCTTGGGGGAGCGCAAAAAAACTGAAGGAAACGTAACAcaagaatgattttttttttctaaaatctaTACGAATCAATACATTTTCTTGAATTGAACCCCTTTCGCTAAGCTAATCATCCCACTTTCCAGTTACAAATACACCTAGAATTCTAGAAATGCAGCTGCGGGGTGGAGTTGCGGTGTGATCAGGGCCAGCTACTTGCCTAGAGGGAGAAGCAGCCCAGGCCAGAGTGCGGCGCCAGGAAGGGCGCCACCGGTTCGGGCGCGAGGGCCAGGGCCCTGTCCGGCGCCCTGATGCTGTTGAACCCCCGGCGCTCCGACGGGCGGGGCAGGTTCTCCGGCACGATGTTCTCCAGCGAGTTGGCCCGCCACGGCTGGCACTCCCTGCGGTCGctccaccgcggcggcgcccgcgcgtCCACGGCCacggcgtcgtcgccggcggtcCTGGGGacggccgccccgccccgcgcgagggccgcgccgccgtcgcgatcACGACGCACGCCCGGCGCAGCCCGCCCGACCTGCGGCCGATCGAGATCGCGCGCACGCGTGTCAAACCGTTGTCCTCCTTGGCCACTGCTGCCGGCGGGCACACGATGCTGCAACCGATCCTGAGCTACAAGtggaaagtttggaaacttACCACGGGGTAGTCGTGGCTGCTGGTGGCGACGGCTGCAGGCGAGCGCTGGCTTCTTTGACGGCAGATGGAGGCTTGAGCGAGCAGCTGATGGAGGAAACCGCCATGATGGAGTCCCGAGAGCTTCGTCTGAAAAAACAGCACAGGCTTCCTCATGTCTGGCGGCAATTGATCGAGACGATTTTTTTGAAGCCTCTCATCTGGATACAGCTGTAGCATCTGTTCGTATACAGACACACACCTACActacacacacgcacacctcaCACACACCACAATTATACAACCAGACCTACAACTATACATAGATATCAAAACGTGTCCTTGGAGAGATCACTAGAGTCATCGAGGCTCCGGCGATGGGCGCATCACAATCTTTTTGTGGCTCCACGCGTTGAGAGGCTCATCTAAGATTATTTAGGGAACCTACTGTTCCCGGGTGCGAAATCTGCGTCGAGCGACGCTCGAACACGGACGACGGACGCTCCACCGAGCGGACCCAGCCAGCCGAGCTACGGCTCGTTCGCGATCGAGACGACTTGTTGAGATCAACGGTAGGTTCGGCTGGTCCGAGAGCTTGGGAGCCAAGTATATAGGCTGCCTTTTACATGGAAACTGGCGGGTATTGTTGGTGAGCCGAGAGAGAGGCTCCTGGTCAGATCGCGGGCGGTTGGTTCGGACCTGCGAGCTGGATTCTAGCGGCGGGAGCGGTGCACTAGTTCTCTCCGCTAACTTGGCGTGTGGAACCACCGGTGGCGTGTCACGCCGTGCGCTAGGCGCGTCGGGTGGTGGGCAGTAGAGTTCGTGGGGTTCTGTGAATTCTGAGAGGAACAGGCGCCTCCTCCCAAACCAAGACCGTGTGCGTGACGCATCCTGTCCAGATGACCCGCTACTTAGTATGCGTatccccggccggccgggccgtaTGGCGGGGCTCTGCGCACTCGTCACTCTCTAAAAAAATATTCCTATttggtcatcgagattctcttctctatattcagtttctcCGCACCCATTCATTCTCTATATCactctctataccaactaccagaccgtggggcccacatgtcgtaattttttcccccttttttacccccccgccccgccctccctccccgctctctctcccccgcagcccctctctctcccccctcctctctccctccgccaccgcgcccctcctcccccggcCACCGCCATGAGCCTCGCCAAgccacgccgccccctcctccctcgtccCTCACCCTCGACCTGCCATGGCTCGGAGGCCGGTGGAGCAGGGGTCCCGCCCTCGGCGACGGGTCTCGCGGCTGCACGGGCGGGCAGCGCGGGGCCTCACGGCGGCGCGGGATGggctcgacctccgccgccttGAACTCGAGCACGAGCTCGGCCATGGCGATgcggggaggccatggcggcctcCAGCGAGCCGCATggtcctcctctgctccctccccCTGTGAGGCGCGGCGGAcccatggctgcggcggcgggccctGCCCCCGGAGCTCTGCGCGGAGATGGCGAGCTCCAGGAGCAGGACgccgcgccccctccctcctttcCTCTCCATCCCTGCTCAGCGTGCGGCGATGTGGCGTGCggggagctccgcgccgccgctccccgagcCGGCCGGGGCTCCAGCGCGACGAGGCCCCTgctccgagctccgccgcccctgctccgagGCCCGGCGGCGCCCACAGACCGGAGctcgcgcggcgcggggcggcggcagcccacacggcgcggcggggcggcctccgccggcggccAGTGGCGTGGAGGCCATGGAGCTGCGGCGCCCCGCCGGCAGGatccgcgcgcggcggaggccatggccgAGCTCCTCTCCGCCACGACCTCCTCCCCGCCTGCCTTGGTCCCTTCGCtagtgtcgggtaccacgattagagacaccctaatcggggtactaagatcgctttaaaacgcaaacacatgctagggcaaccgggcccacaaaggcccacggaCTCCCTCCggtctggaagaaaggaaaggactcaaagaagcccaagcaCGTGGCCCACCGACACGGTGCGGCCCATCCACGCTCTCCTCGGACTGCGGGGtggtttccgcctcgctcgagggctcctgTCGAGACCCCTCGAGCGGGCGGCACATCTCCGccgcgctcgagggtagcgaacctaccctcgagcgggcggcacatctccgcttcgctcgaggccacccctcggcgcaagggacaaacagccctgCAGCttacccgcccgtcgtacggaggctttAAGTGCTaaccactcctccacaatgCTCAGGACAGACGGTGTCAGACCGCCATTTCCCGCGATgtctgtgaccggagtcccatccgccaactccggtcacttctccgccatcccgggcgcTGTGGCGATACTGTgaaacctgcgacgcgggatggAGCGTGCCCGGCACTGCTCCccgtactattctgccaactctggCCGTCCGGACTCTACATCA
The nucleotide sequence above comes from Panicum virgatum strain AP13 chromosome 3K, P.virgatum_v5, whole genome shotgun sequence. Encoded proteins:
- the LOC120701242 gene encoding uncharacterized protein LOC120701242, with protein sequence MLQLYPDERLQKNRLDQLPPDMRKPVLFFQTKLSGLHHGGFLHQLLAQASICRQRSQRSPAAVATSSHDYPVVGRAAPGVRRDRDGGAALARGGAAVPRTAGDDAVAVDARAPPRWSDRRECQPWRANSLENIVPENLPRPSERRGFNSIRAPDRALALAPEPVAPFLAPHSGLGCFSL